A genomic stretch from Mus pahari chromosome 6, PAHARI_EIJ_v1.1, whole genome shotgun sequence includes:
- the Tmem53 gene encoding transmembrane protein 53 isoform X1: protein MASAELDYSIEIPDQPCWSQKNRQDGKEAGKQQPVVILLGWGGCRDKNLAKYSAIYHKRGCIVIRYTAPWHMVFFSESLGIPSLRVIAQKLLELLFDYEIEREPLLFHVFSNAGVMLYRYVLELLQTHQRFRHLHVVGTIFDSGPGDSNLIGALRALATILERRPAVLRLMLLAAFALAVILFHFLLAPFTALFHTHFYDRLQDSGSCWPELYLYSRADKVVSARDVERMVEARLAHQVMVRGVDFVSSAHVSHLRDYPTYYTSLCVDFMHNCVQC, encoded by the exons AGAACAGACAAGATGGGAAGGAAGCCGGGAAGCAACAGCCGGTGGTGATTCTCTTGGGCTGGGGAGGCTGCAGGGACAAGAACCTGGCCAAGTATAGTGCTATCTACCACAAAAGG GGCTGCATTGTGATCCGATACACGGCCCCCTGGCACATGGTCTTCTTCTCCGAGTCCTTGGGCATCCCTTCACTCCGTGTGATAGCCCAGAAGCTGCTGGAGCTCCTCTTTGACTACGAGATTGAGCGGGAGCCTCTGCTCTTCCACGTCTTCAGCAATGCCGGGGTCATGCTCTACCGCTACGTGCTGGAGCTCCTACAGACCCACCAGCGCTTCCGCCATTTGCATGTGGTGGGCACCATCTTTGACAGTGGTCCTGGCGATAGCAACCTGATAGGGGCCCTGAGGGCCTTGGCAACCATCCTGGAGCGCCGACCTGCCGTGCTGCGCCTGATGCTCCTGGCAGCGTTTGCCCTGGCGGTGATCCTGTTTCACTTCCTGCTTGCTCCATTCACTGCCCTCTTCCACACCCACTTCTACGACAGGCTGCAGGACTCAGGCTCCTGCTGGCCTGAACTCTACCTCTACTCCAGAGCTGATAAGGTCGTCTCGGCCAGGGATGTGGAACGTATGGTAGAGGCACGCCTGGCTCACCAGGTCATGGTGCGTGGAGTAGACTTTGTGTCATCTGCGCATGTCAGCCACCTCCGAGACTATCCTACTTACTATACAAGTCTGTGTGTTGACTTCATGCATAATTGTGTCCAGTGCTGA
- the Tmem53 gene encoding transmembrane protein 53 isoform X2, whose protein sequence is MVFFSESLGIPSLRVIAQKLLELLFDYEIEREPLLFHVFSNAGVMLYRYVLELLQTHQRFRHLHVVGTIFDSGPGDSNLIGALRALATILERRPAVLRLMLLAAFALAVILFHFLLAPFTALFHTHFYDRLQDSGSCWPELYLYSRADKVVSARDVERMVEARLAHQVMVRGVDFVSSAHVSHLRDYPTYYTSLCVDFMHNCVQC, encoded by the coding sequence ATGGTCTTCTTCTCCGAGTCCTTGGGCATCCCTTCACTCCGTGTGATAGCCCAGAAGCTGCTGGAGCTCCTCTTTGACTACGAGATTGAGCGGGAGCCTCTGCTCTTCCACGTCTTCAGCAATGCCGGGGTCATGCTCTACCGCTACGTGCTGGAGCTCCTACAGACCCACCAGCGCTTCCGCCATTTGCATGTGGTGGGCACCATCTTTGACAGTGGTCCTGGCGATAGCAACCTGATAGGGGCCCTGAGGGCCTTGGCAACCATCCTGGAGCGCCGACCTGCCGTGCTGCGCCTGATGCTCCTGGCAGCGTTTGCCCTGGCGGTGATCCTGTTTCACTTCCTGCTTGCTCCATTCACTGCCCTCTTCCACACCCACTTCTACGACAGGCTGCAGGACTCAGGCTCCTGCTGGCCTGAACTCTACCTCTACTCCAGAGCTGATAAGGTCGTCTCGGCCAGGGATGTGGAACGTATGGTAGAGGCACGCCTGGCTCACCAGGTCATGGTGCGTGGAGTAGACTTTGTGTCATCTGCGCATGTCAGCCACCTCCGAGACTATCCTACTTACTATACAAGTCTGTGTGTTGACTTCATGCATAATTGTGTCCAGTGCTGA
- the Rnf220 gene encoding E3 ubiquitin-protein ligase RNF220 isoform X4, with product MVQLFVLTEVWSRIGKMKRRKQDEGQREGSCMAEDDAVDIEHADSNRFEEYEWCGQKRIRATTLLEGGFRGSGFVMCSGKENPDSDADLDVDGDDTLEYGKPQYTEADVIPCTGEEPGEAKEREALRGAVLNGGPPSTRITPEFSKWASDEMPSTSNGESSKQEAMQKTCKNSDIEKITEDSAVTTFEALKARVRELERQLSRGDRYKCLICMDSYSMPLTSIQCWHVHCEECWLRTLGAKKLCPQCNTITAPGDLRRIYL from the exons ATGGTCCAGCTTTTTGTGCTGACTGAGGTGTGGT CTCGGATTGGGAAAATGAAACGGAGGAAGCAAGATGAAGGGCAG AGGGAAGGCTCCTGCATGGCTGAAGATGATGCTGTGGACATCGAGCATGCGGACAGCAACCGCTTTGAGGAGTATGAGTGGTGTGGGCAGAAGCGGATACGGGCCACCACACTCCTGGAAGGTGGCTTCCGAG GCTCCGGCTTCGTTATGTGCAGTGGCAAAGAGAACCCAGACAGTGATGCTGACCTGGATGTGGATGGAGATGACACTCTGGAGTATGGGAAACCACA ATACACGGAGGCTGACGTCATCCCGTGCACAGGAGAAGAGCCTGGTGAAGCCAAGGAGAGAGAGGCACTCCGGGGTGCAGTCCTAAA tGGTGGCCCTCCGAGCACCCGCATCACACCTGAGTTCTCTAAATGGGCCAGTGATG AGATGCCATCCACCAGCAATGGTGAAAGCAGCAAGCAGGAGGCCATGCAGAAGACCTGCAAGAACAGTGACATTGAAAA AATCACCGAAGATTCAGCTGTAACTACATTTGAGGCTCTGAAGGCTCGGGTCCGGGAGCTTGAACGGCAGCTATCTCGGGGGGACCGATACAAATGCCTCATCTGCATG GACTCTTACTCGATGCCTCTGACGTCGATCCAGTGTTGGCATGTGCACTGTGAAGAGTGTTGGCTTCGGACTCTG gGAGCCAAGAAGCTCTGCCCTCAGTGTAACACCATCACAGCCCCCGGAGACCTGCGGAGGATCTACTTATGA
- the Rnf220 gene encoding E3 ubiquitin-protein ligase RNF220 isoform X3, with protein sequence MPRARSGRRSRGAGGREETFLRVRANRQTRLNARIGKMKRRKQDEGQVCPLCSRPLAGSEQEMSRHVEHCLAKREGSCMAEDDAVDIEHADSNRFEEYEWCGQKRIRATTLLEGGFRGSGFVMCSGKENPDSDADLDVDGDDTLEYGKPQYTEADVIPCTGEEPGEAKEREALRGAVLNGGPPSTRITPEFSKWASDEMPSTSNGESSKQEAMQKTCKNSDIEKITEDSAVTTFEALKARVRELERQLSRGDRYKCLICMDSYSMPLTSIQCWHVHCEECWLRTLGAKKLCPQCNTITAPGDLRRIYL encoded by the exons ATGCCGAGGGCCCGGAGCGGCCGGCGGAGCAGGGGTGCCGGCGGGAGGGAGGAA ACCTTCCTGCGAGTGCGAGCCAACCGGCAAACCCGACTGAATG CTCGGATTGGGAAAATGAAACGGAGGAAGCAAGATGAAGGGCAGGTATGTCCCCTGTGCAGCCGCCCCCTGGCAGGATCGGAGCAGGAGATGAGTAGGCATGTGGAGCACTGCCTGGCTAAG AGGGAAGGCTCCTGCATGGCTGAAGATGATGCTGTGGACATCGAGCATGCGGACAGCAACCGCTTTGAGGAGTATGAGTGGTGTGGGCAGAAGCGGATACGGGCCACCACACTCCTGGAAGGTGGCTTCCGAG GCTCCGGCTTCGTTATGTGCAGTGGCAAAGAGAACCCAGACAGTGATGCTGACCTGGATGTGGATGGAGATGACACTCTGGAGTATGGGAAACCACA ATACACGGAGGCTGACGTCATCCCGTGCACAGGAGAAGAGCCTGGTGAAGCCAAGGAGAGAGAGGCACTCCGGGGTGCAGTCCTAAA tGGTGGCCCTCCGAGCACCCGCATCACACCTGAGTTCTCTAAATGGGCCAGTGATG AGATGCCATCCACCAGCAATGGTGAAAGCAGCAAGCAGGAGGCCATGCAGAAGACCTGCAAGAACAGTGACATTGAAAA AATCACCGAAGATTCAGCTGTAACTACATTTGAGGCTCTGAAGGCTCGGGTCCGGGAGCTTGAACGGCAGCTATCTCGGGGGGACCGATACAAATGCCTCATCTGCATG GACTCTTACTCGATGCCTCTGACGTCGATCCAGTGTTGGCATGTGCACTGTGAAGAGTGTTGGCTTCGGACTCTG gGAGCCAAGAAGCTCTGCCCTCAGTGTAACACCATCACAGCCCCCGGAGACCTGCGGAGGATCTACTTATGA
- the Rnf220 gene encoding E3 ubiquitin-protein ligase RNF220 isoform X5, with amino-acid sequence MKRRKQDEGQREGSCMAEDDAVDIEHADSNRFEEYEWCGQKRIRATTLLEGGFRGSGFVMCSGKENPDSDADLDVDGDDTLEYGKPQYTEADVIPCTGEEPGEAKEREALRGAVLNGGPPSTRITPEFSKWASDEMPSTSNGESSKQEAMQKTCKNSDIEKITEDSAVTTFEALKARVRELERQLSRGDRYKCLICMDSYSMPLTSIQCWHVHCEECWLRTLGAKKLCPQCNTITAPGDLRRIYL; translated from the exons ATGAAACGGAGGAAGCAAGATGAAGGGCAG AGGGAAGGCTCCTGCATGGCTGAAGATGATGCTGTGGACATCGAGCATGCGGACAGCAACCGCTTTGAGGAGTATGAGTGGTGTGGGCAGAAGCGGATACGGGCCACCACACTCCTGGAAGGTGGCTTCCGAG GCTCCGGCTTCGTTATGTGCAGTGGCAAAGAGAACCCAGACAGTGATGCTGACCTGGATGTGGATGGAGATGACACTCTGGAGTATGGGAAACCACA ATACACGGAGGCTGACGTCATCCCGTGCACAGGAGAAGAGCCTGGTGAAGCCAAGGAGAGAGAGGCACTCCGGGGTGCAGTCCTAAA tGGTGGCCCTCCGAGCACCCGCATCACACCTGAGTTCTCTAAATGGGCCAGTGATG AGATGCCATCCACCAGCAATGGTGAAAGCAGCAAGCAGGAGGCCATGCAGAAGACCTGCAAGAACAGTGACATTGAAAA AATCACCGAAGATTCAGCTGTAACTACATTTGAGGCTCTGAAGGCTCGGGTCCGGGAGCTTGAACGGCAGCTATCTCGGGGGGACCGATACAAATGCCTCATCTGCATG GACTCTTACTCGATGCCTCTGACGTCGATCCAGTGTTGGCATGTGCACTGTGAAGAGTGTTGGCTTCGGACTCTG gGAGCCAAGAAGCTCTGCCCTCAGTGTAACACCATCACAGCCCCCGGAGACCTGCGGAGGATCTACTTATGA